A genomic region of Anas acuta chromosome 1, bAnaAcu1.1, whole genome shotgun sequence contains the following coding sequences:
- the LUC7L2 gene encoding putative RNA-binding protein Luc7-like 2 isoform X3: MDLGECLKVHDLALRADYEIASKDQDFFFELDAMDHLQSFIADCDRRTEVAKKRLAETQEEISAEVAAKAERVHELNEEIGKLLAKVEQLGADGNVEESQKVMDEVEKARVKKREAEEVYRNSMPASSFQQQKLRVCEVCSAYLGLHDNDRRLADHFGGKLHLGFIEIREKLEELRRIVADKQEKRNQERLKRREEREREEREKLRRSRSHSKHTKRSRSRDRRRHRSRSASRERKRRTRSKSREKRHRHRSRSNSRSRSRSHHRSRHSSRERSRERSSKKRSSKERSSRDKERSRDRDRTSRDKDRSSRERSPRDFKDKKRSYESANGRSEDPRSSEEREAGEI; this comes from the exons ATGGACCTTGGAGAATGTCTGAAGGTGCATGACCTGGCATTAAGGGCAGACTATGAAATAGCGTCCAAAGATCAAGATTTCTTCTTTGAGCTTGAT GCAATGGACCACCTGCAATCATTTATTGCAGACTGTGATAGGAGAACAGAAGTGGCTAAGAAAAGATTAGCAGAAACCCAAGAAGAGATCAGTGCTGAAGTTGCAGCTAAA gCTGAACGAGTTCATGAATTGAATGAAGAAATTGGGAAACTACTGGCCAAAGTGGAACAGCTGGGAGCTGATGGAAATGTGGAAGAATCTCAAAAAGTAATGGATGAGGTGGAGAAGGCACGGGtaaagaagagagaagctgAA GAGGTATACAGAAATTCTATGCCTGCCTCtagctttcagcagcagaagctaCGGGTTTGTGAAGTGTGTTCGGCCTACCTTGGTCTTCATGACAATGACCGACGTCTTGCTGACCACTTTGGAGGAAAGCTGCATTTAGGATTTATTGAAATAAGAGAGAAGCTTGAGGAACTCAGG aggATTGTGGCTGATAAACAGGAAAAACGAAACCAGGAGCGTCTGAAACgtagagaggagagggaaagagaagaaagggagaaactgaGAAG gTCAAGATCCCACAGCAAACATACCAAAAG aTCTAGGTCCCGAGATCGCCGCAGACATCGGTCTCGCTCAGCCTCCCGGGAACGAAAGAGGAGAACTCGCTCCAAGTCCCGTGAGAAACGCCATCGCCACAGGTCTCGCTCTAACAGCCGCAGCCGGAGTCGCAGCCATCATAGAAGCAGGCATAGTTCCAGGGAGAGAAGCCGAGAACGCAGCTCCAAAAAGCG ATCCTCAAAAGAAAGATCTTCAAGAGACAAAGAACGTTCAAGAGATCGTGATAGAACATCACGTGATAAAGATAGAAGCTCAAGAGAGAGGTCACCGCGAGATTTCAAAGACAAGAAACGTTCTTATGAAAGTGCTAATGGCCGATCAGAAGACCCGAGGAGCTCAGAAGAGCGTGAAGCAGGGGAGATATAA
- the LOC137850286 gene encoding cytoglobin-1-like, with translation MPFSEAEVQSARGAWEKIYVDAEDNGTAVLVRMFTEHPDTKSYFTHFKGMDSAEEMKQSDQVRGHGKRVFTAINDMVQHLDNTEAFLGILNPLGQKHATQLKVDPKNFRIICDIILQMMEEKFGGDCKASFEKVTNEICTHLNNVYKEAGW, from the exons ATGCCCTTCTCTGAAGCGGAGGTGCAGAGTGCCCGTGGTGCCTGGGAGAAGATCTATGTGGATGCCGAGGACAATGGGACAGCAGTGCTGGTCAG GATGTTTACTGAGCACCCAGATACCAAGTCCTACTTCACACATTTCAAAGGCATGGACTCCGCCGAAGAGATGAAACAGTCGGATCAGGTCAGGGGCCATGGCAAGAGGGTTTTCACTGCCATCAATGACATGGTGCAGCACCTGGACAACACTGAAGCTTTTCTTGGGATACTGAACCCGCTTGGCCAGAAACATGCCACCCAGCTCAAGGTCGACCCCAAAAACTTCAGG ATCATCTGTGACATCATCTTGCAAATGATGGAGGAGAAATTTGGTGGAGACTGCAAAGCCTCTTTTGAGAAGGTGACCAATGAAATCTGCACTCACCTGAACAATGTCTACAAAGAAGCGGGTTGGTGA
- the LOC137849430 gene encoding heat shock 70 kDa protein 12A-like isoform X3, with protein sequence MLKPIHQHLWVPAIAIDDQIRQVFWGTEHGLKTPKTPTCILFDRKKEFSKFGYDAVMKYKSLPSSEADKWYFFQNFKMRLYNTKVTSGMEMEASNGKTLPALMVFAESLRYMKEHALNTVQEASFHTVCDPQEITWVITVPAIWSAAARQFMRLAAKEAGLISDMISEKLIIALEPEAASLWCKQLPQEGFIVEASDKKKFEDSPGIQYIVVDCGGGTIDITVHEIQENHYLKELHKASGGGWGGNRVDENFSAFLREIFDDGVWDEYVKRHPTELQNMMYNFGLQKCSANREAVYIHCYYNLTRVAESRKEISQFFTKVTGAVWCDGAIMVTYEKMKSFFEYSIKNIVGTLREILGKPEMAKVQYILLVGGFSTSIILRDAIRQAFSTKYHVLCPMEAQAAVAKGAVLFGVNPKIIASRISARTYGVEIYTRFDVAIHDFCKRYVSKADGFVYCKDIFQKLVGIEESVNINEVAEYIFQPIEADQTCARFSFYSTEKQCPQYVDEEGVELLGTCTVPMPDTRLGKNRKLRLDIKFGLTEFKATATDITSKQSRTIVIDFLAV encoded by the exons ACCAAATCCGCCAGGTGTTCTGGGGAACAGAGCATGGTCTCAAGACCCCCAAGACGCCCACATGCATCTTGTTCGACCGGAAGAAGGAGTTCAGTAAATTTGgctatgatgctgtgatgaagTACAAGAGCCTGCCCTCCAGCGAAGCTGACAAGTGGTACTTCTTCCAGAACTTCAAGATGAGACTGTACAACACG AAAGTCACTTCTGGCATGGAGATGGAAGCAAGCAATGGAAAGACACTTCCTGCCCTGATGGTCTTTGCTGAAAGCCTACGCTACATGAAGGAACATGCCCTGAACACTGTCCAAGAGGCCTCTTTCCACACCGTCTGTGACCCCCAGGAGATCACCTGGGTCATTACTGTCCCAGCCATATGGAGTGCAGCTGCCAGGCAGTTCATGCGGCTGGCAGCAAAAGAG GCAGGACTCATCTCTGACATGATTTCTGAGAAGCTGATTATTGCCCTGGAGCCAGAGGCTGCATCACTCTGGTGCAAACAGCTTCCACAAGAAGGGTTTATCGTAGAGGCCAGTGACAAGAAAAAGTTTGAAGACTCCCCTGGGATCCAGTATATTGTTGTTGACTGTGGAG gCGGCACAATAGACATCACAGTACATGAGATCCAGGAAAACCATTATCTGAAGGAGTTACACAAGGCATCTGGAGGTGGATGGGGAGGCAACAGAGTGGATGAAAACTTCAGTGCATTCCTCAGAGAAATATTTGATGATGGTGTATGGGATGAATATGTAAAGAGACACCCTACTGAATTACAAAATATGATGTACAACTTCGGTCTACAAAAATGCTCTGCCAACAGGGAGGCAGTCTACATACATTGCTACTACAACTTGACAAGAGtggcagaaagcaggaaggagaTCTCTCAGTTCTTCACAAAAGTCACAGGAGCTGTATGGTGTGATGGGGCGATCATGGTTACATATGAGAAAATGAAGAGCTTTTTTGAGTACAGTATCAAAAATATTGTTGGTACTTTGAGGGAAATCCTTGGCAAGCCTGAGATGGCCAAGGTCCAGTACATTTTACTTGTGGGAGGTTTTTCAACTAGCATCATCTTGAGGGATGCAATCCGTCAGGCTTTTAGCACGAAGTATCATGTCCTTTGTCCCATGGAGGCCCAAGCTGCCGTTGCAAAAGGGGCTGTTTTATTTGGAGTCAATCCAAAAATCATTGCTTCAAGAATCAGTGCTCGGACATATGGTGTAGAAATATACACAAGATTTGATGTTGCTATCCACGACTTTTGTAAACGATATGTCTCAAAAGCTGATGGGTTTGTTTATTGCAAAGATATCTTCCAGAAATTGGTGGGAATTGAGGAGTCAGTGAATATAAATGAAGTTGCCGAATATATTTTTCAGCCAATAGAAGCAGATCAGACATGTGCACGCTTTTCTTTCTACTCCACGGAAAAGCAGTGTCCTCAGTATGTAGATGAGGAAGGGGTGGAACTGCTTGGCACATGCACAGTACCAATGCCAGACACGAGGCTGGGGAAGAATCGCAAACTGAGGCTGGATATTAAATTTGGGCTTACTGAATTTAAAGCCACAGCTACAGACATTACTTCCAAACAAAGTCGAACAATTGTGATAGATTTTTTAGCAGTGTAA
- the LOC137849430 gene encoding heat shock 70 kDa protein 12A-like isoform X2, whose amino-acid sequence MPGSRDLPDPRAPCDNDRAGPRCWKTSQPAFRAHSYQIRQVFWGTEHGLKTPKTPTCILFDRKKEFSKFGYDAVMKYKSLPSSEADKWYFFQNFKMRLYNTKVTSGMEMEASNGKTLPALMVFAESLRYMKEHALNTVQEASFHTVCDPQEITWVITVPAIWSAAARQFMRLAAKEAGLISDMISEKLIIALEPEAASLWCKQLPQEGFIVEASDKKKFEDSPGIQYIVVDCGGGTIDITVHEIQENHYLKELHKASGGGWGGNRVDENFSAFLREIFDDGVWDEYVKRHPTELQNMMYNFGLQKCSANREAVYIHCYYNLTRVAESRKEISQFFTKVTGAVWCDGAIMVTYEKMKSFFEYSIKNIVGTLREILGKPEMAKVQYILLVGGFSTSIILRDAIRQAFSTKYHVLCPMEAQAAVAKGAVLFGVNPKIIASRISARTYGVEIYTRFDVAIHDFCKRYVSKADGFVYCKDIFQKLVGIEESVNINEVAEYIFQPIEADQTCARFSFYSTEKQCPQYVDEEGVELLGTCTVPMPDTRLGKNRKLRLDIKFGLTEFKATATDITSKQSRTIVIDFLAV is encoded by the exons ACCAAATCCGCCAGGTGTTCTGGGGAACAGAGCATGGTCTCAAGACCCCCAAGACGCCCACATGCATCTTGTTCGACCGGAAGAAGGAGTTCAGTAAATTTGgctatgatgctgtgatgaagTACAAGAGCCTGCCCTCCAGCGAAGCTGACAAGTGGTACTTCTTCCAGAACTTCAAGATGAGACTGTACAACACG AAAGTCACTTCTGGCATGGAGATGGAAGCAAGCAATGGAAAGACACTTCCTGCCCTGATGGTCTTTGCTGAAAGCCTACGCTACATGAAGGAACATGCCCTGAACACTGTCCAAGAGGCCTCTTTCCACACCGTCTGTGACCCCCAGGAGATCACCTGGGTCATTACTGTCCCAGCCATATGGAGTGCAGCTGCCAGGCAGTTCATGCGGCTGGCAGCAAAAGAG GCAGGACTCATCTCTGACATGATTTCTGAGAAGCTGATTATTGCCCTGGAGCCAGAGGCTGCATCACTCTGGTGCAAACAGCTTCCACAAGAAGGGTTTATCGTAGAGGCCAGTGACAAGAAAAAGTTTGAAGACTCCCCTGGGATCCAGTATATTGTTGTTGACTGTGGAG gCGGCACAATAGACATCACAGTACATGAGATCCAGGAAAACCATTATCTGAAGGAGTTACACAAGGCATCTGGAGGTGGATGGGGAGGCAACAGAGTGGATGAAAACTTCAGTGCATTCCTCAGAGAAATATTTGATGATGGTGTATGGGATGAATATGTAAAGAGACACCCTACTGAATTACAAAATATGATGTACAACTTCGGTCTACAAAAATGCTCTGCCAACAGGGAGGCAGTCTACATACATTGCTACTACAACTTGACAAGAGtggcagaaagcaggaaggagaTCTCTCAGTTCTTCACAAAAGTCACAGGAGCTGTATGGTGTGATGGGGCGATCATGGTTACATATGAGAAAATGAAGAGCTTTTTTGAGTACAGTATCAAAAATATTGTTGGTACTTTGAGGGAAATCCTTGGCAAGCCTGAGATGGCCAAGGTCCAGTACATTTTACTTGTGGGAGGTTTTTCAACTAGCATCATCTTGAGGGATGCAATCCGTCAGGCTTTTAGCACGAAGTATCATGTCCTTTGTCCCATGGAGGCCCAAGCTGCCGTTGCAAAAGGGGCTGTTTTATTTGGAGTCAATCCAAAAATCATTGCTTCAAGAATCAGTGCTCGGACATATGGTGTAGAAATATACACAAGATTTGATGTTGCTATCCACGACTTTTGTAAACGATATGTCTCAAAAGCTGATGGGTTTGTTTATTGCAAAGATATCTTCCAGAAATTGGTGGGAATTGAGGAGTCAGTGAATATAAATGAAGTTGCCGAATATATTTTTCAGCCAATAGAAGCAGATCAGACATGTGCACGCTTTTCTTTCTACTCCACGGAAAAGCAGTGTCCTCAGTATGTAGATGAGGAAGGGGTGGAACTGCTTGGCACATGCACAGTACCAATGCCAGACACGAGGCTGGGGAAGAATCGCAAACTGAGGCTGGATATTAAATTTGGGCTTACTGAATTTAAAGCCACAGCTACAGACATTACTTCCAAACAAAGTCGAACAATTGTGATAGATTTTTTAGCAGTGTAA
- the LOC137849430 gene encoding heat shock 70 kDa protein 12A-like isoform X4 — protein MKYKSLPSSEADKWYFFQNFKMRLYNTKVTSGMEMEASNGKTLPALMVFAESLRYMKEHALNTVQEASFHTVCDPQEITWVITVPAIWSAAARQFMRLAAKEAGLISDMISEKLIIALEPEAASLWCKQLPQEGFIVEASDKKKFEDSPGIQYIVVDCGGGTIDITVHEIQENHYLKELHKASGGGWGGNRVDENFSAFLREIFDDGVWDEYVKRHPTELQNMMYNFGLQKCSANREAVYIHCYYNLTRVAESRKEISQFFTKVTGAVWCDGAIMVTYEKMKSFFEYSIKNIVGTLREILGKPEMAKVQYILLVGGFSTSIILRDAIRQAFSTKYHVLCPMEAQAAVAKGAVLFGVNPKIIASRISARTYGVEIYTRFDVAIHDFCKRYVSKADGFVYCKDIFQKLVGIEESVNINEVAEYIFQPIEADQTCARFSFYSTEKQCPQYVDEEGVELLGTCTVPMPDTRLGKNRKLRLDIKFGLTEFKATATDITSKQSRTIVIDFLAV, from the exons atgaagTACAAGAGCCTGCCCTCCAGCGAAGCTGACAAGTGGTACTTCTTCCAGAACTTCAAGATGAGACTGTACAACACG AAAGTCACTTCTGGCATGGAGATGGAAGCAAGCAATGGAAAGACACTTCCTGCCCTGATGGTCTTTGCTGAAAGCCTACGCTACATGAAGGAACATGCCCTGAACACTGTCCAAGAGGCCTCTTTCCACACCGTCTGTGACCCCCAGGAGATCACCTGGGTCATTACTGTCCCAGCCATATGGAGTGCAGCTGCCAGGCAGTTCATGCGGCTGGCAGCAAAAGAG GCAGGACTCATCTCTGACATGATTTCTGAGAAGCTGATTATTGCCCTGGAGCCAGAGGCTGCATCACTCTGGTGCAAACAGCTTCCACAAGAAGGGTTTATCGTAGAGGCCAGTGACAAGAAAAAGTTTGAAGACTCCCCTGGGATCCAGTATATTGTTGTTGACTGTGGAG gCGGCACAATAGACATCACAGTACATGAGATCCAGGAAAACCATTATCTGAAGGAGTTACACAAGGCATCTGGAGGTGGATGGGGAGGCAACAGAGTGGATGAAAACTTCAGTGCATTCCTCAGAGAAATATTTGATGATGGTGTATGGGATGAATATGTAAAGAGACACCCTACTGAATTACAAAATATGATGTACAACTTCGGTCTACAAAAATGCTCTGCCAACAGGGAGGCAGTCTACATACATTGCTACTACAACTTGACAAGAGtggcagaaagcaggaaggagaTCTCTCAGTTCTTCACAAAAGTCACAGGAGCTGTATGGTGTGATGGGGCGATCATGGTTACATATGAGAAAATGAAGAGCTTTTTTGAGTACAGTATCAAAAATATTGTTGGTACTTTGAGGGAAATCCTTGGCAAGCCTGAGATGGCCAAGGTCCAGTACATTTTACTTGTGGGAGGTTTTTCAACTAGCATCATCTTGAGGGATGCAATCCGTCAGGCTTTTAGCACGAAGTATCATGTCCTTTGTCCCATGGAGGCCCAAGCTGCCGTTGCAAAAGGGGCTGTTTTATTTGGAGTCAATCCAAAAATCATTGCTTCAAGAATCAGTGCTCGGACATATGGTGTAGAAATATACACAAGATTTGATGTTGCTATCCACGACTTTTGTAAACGATATGTCTCAAAAGCTGATGGGTTTGTTTATTGCAAAGATATCTTCCAGAAATTGGTGGGAATTGAGGAGTCAGTGAATATAAATGAAGTTGCCGAATATATTTTTCAGCCAATAGAAGCAGATCAGACATGTGCACGCTTTTCTTTCTACTCCACGGAAAAGCAGTGTCCTCAGTATGTAGATGAGGAAGGGGTGGAACTGCTTGGCACATGCACAGTACCAATGCCAGACACGAGGCTGGGGAAGAATCGCAAACTGAGGCTGGATATTAAATTTGGGCTTACTGAATTTAAAGCCACAGCTACAGACATTACTTCCAAACAAAGTCGAACAATTGTGATAGATTTTTTAGCAGTGTAA
- the LOC137849430 gene encoding heat shock 70 kDa protein 12A-like isoform X1 — translation MSESTSLRSVASKDRVGVASCCSQNGFNFIPVCYIYSSVTLELCVFVLLSDMASDSVFVVAIDFGTSYSGYCFSLASGTDQIRQVFWGTEHGLKTPKTPTCILFDRKKEFSKFGYDAVMKYKSLPSSEADKWYFFQNFKMRLYNTKVTSGMEMEASNGKTLPALMVFAESLRYMKEHALNTVQEASFHTVCDPQEITWVITVPAIWSAAARQFMRLAAKEAGLISDMISEKLIIALEPEAASLWCKQLPQEGFIVEASDKKKFEDSPGIQYIVVDCGGGTIDITVHEIQENHYLKELHKASGGGWGGNRVDENFSAFLREIFDDGVWDEYVKRHPTELQNMMYNFGLQKCSANREAVYIHCYYNLTRVAESRKEISQFFTKVTGAVWCDGAIMVTYEKMKSFFEYSIKNIVGTLREILGKPEMAKVQYILLVGGFSTSIILRDAIRQAFSTKYHVLCPMEAQAAVAKGAVLFGVNPKIIASRISARTYGVEIYTRFDVAIHDFCKRYVSKADGFVYCKDIFQKLVGIEESVNINEVAEYIFQPIEADQTCARFSFYSTEKQCPQYVDEEGVELLGTCTVPMPDTRLGKNRKLRLDIKFGLTEFKATATDITSKQSRTIVIDFLAV, via the exons ATGTCAGAATCAACTTCCCTCCGGTCAGTAGCCAGTAAAGACAGGGTGGGGGTGGCTTCATGCTGTAGCCAGAACGGTTTCAATTTCATCCCAGTCTGTTATATTTATTCCTCTGTAACCCTAGAGCTGTGTGTATTTGTGCTGCTGTCAGACATGGCCAGCGATTCAGTCTTTGTCGTTGCTATAGATTTTGGCACGTCCTACAGTGGGTACTGTTTTTCCCTTGCTTCGGGTACAGACCAAATCCGCCAGGTGTTCTGGGGAACAGAGCATGGTCTCAAGACCCCCAAGACGCCCACATGCATCTTGTTCGACCGGAAGAAGGAGTTCAGTAAATTTGgctatgatgctgtgatgaagTACAAGAGCCTGCCCTCCAGCGAAGCTGACAAGTGGTACTTCTTCCAGAACTTCAAGATGAGACTGTACAACACG AAAGTCACTTCTGGCATGGAGATGGAAGCAAGCAATGGAAAGACACTTCCTGCCCTGATGGTCTTTGCTGAAAGCCTACGCTACATGAAGGAACATGCCCTGAACACTGTCCAAGAGGCCTCTTTCCACACCGTCTGTGACCCCCAGGAGATCACCTGGGTCATTACTGTCCCAGCCATATGGAGTGCAGCTGCCAGGCAGTTCATGCGGCTGGCAGCAAAAGAG GCAGGACTCATCTCTGACATGATTTCTGAGAAGCTGATTATTGCCCTGGAGCCAGAGGCTGCATCACTCTGGTGCAAACAGCTTCCACAAGAAGGGTTTATCGTAGAGGCCAGTGACAAGAAAAAGTTTGAAGACTCCCCTGGGATCCAGTATATTGTTGTTGACTGTGGAG gCGGCACAATAGACATCACAGTACATGAGATCCAGGAAAACCATTATCTGAAGGAGTTACACAAGGCATCTGGAGGTGGATGGGGAGGCAACAGAGTGGATGAAAACTTCAGTGCATTCCTCAGAGAAATATTTGATGATGGTGTATGGGATGAATATGTAAAGAGACACCCTACTGAATTACAAAATATGATGTACAACTTCGGTCTACAAAAATGCTCTGCCAACAGGGAGGCAGTCTACATACATTGCTACTACAACTTGACAAGAGtggcagaaagcaggaaggagaTCTCTCAGTTCTTCACAAAAGTCACAGGAGCTGTATGGTGTGATGGGGCGATCATGGTTACATATGAGAAAATGAAGAGCTTTTTTGAGTACAGTATCAAAAATATTGTTGGTACTTTGAGGGAAATCCTTGGCAAGCCTGAGATGGCCAAGGTCCAGTACATTTTACTTGTGGGAGGTTTTTCAACTAGCATCATCTTGAGGGATGCAATCCGTCAGGCTTTTAGCACGAAGTATCATGTCCTTTGTCCCATGGAGGCCCAAGCTGCCGTTGCAAAAGGGGCTGTTTTATTTGGAGTCAATCCAAAAATCATTGCTTCAAGAATCAGTGCTCGGACATATGGTGTAGAAATATACACAAGATTTGATGTTGCTATCCACGACTTTTGTAAACGATATGTCTCAAAAGCTGATGGGTTTGTTTATTGCAAAGATATCTTCCAGAAATTGGTGGGAATTGAGGAGTCAGTGAATATAAATGAAGTTGCCGAATATATTTTTCAGCCAATAGAAGCAGATCAGACATGTGCACGCTTTTCTTTCTACTCCACGGAAAAGCAGTGTCCTCAGTATGTAGATGAGGAAGGGGTGGAACTGCTTGGCACATGCACAGTACCAATGCCAGACACGAGGCTGGGGAAGAATCGCAAACTGAGGCTGGATATTAAATTTGGGCTTACTGAATTTAAAGCCACAGCTACAGACATTACTTCCAAACAAAGTCGAACAATTGTGATAGATTTTTTAGCAGTGTAA